The genome window AGTATATCCTTTTTCGCCTTCCATAATAAAACGTAGGGCAGAAGCTTTATGACGATGCGCTGAAGTAAATTCACCTGGTCGTGTTACTTGAATTCCTGTATATAACCAACCTACAGCGGCCGAAACGTCTTTTCTTTTATCATTTACCAAATACACAACGCGTCTTCCGGCTTGTTCAGGCGTTACCAATTCAGATGATTTTAAAACCAATTCTCTTAAATCATCATATTTCCAGAGCATTGGAACAGAAGTAGAGCGGGGTTCCCAAGGTTCAATGTCGTTGGCAACTGTCCATAAAGCACCAGCACCAAGACTTTCTAATTCTTTGTAATACGCTTTTAGTTCGTCAGATTCTTGAACTCTTGCGCGTCCGTAAATATCATCAGAATATTGATTTTCTTCCATCATTATCTTTTGTTAAATTCGTCGTGATCGTTTATAAAAGTGATTTTTCGAGTCGGAGCAGTGTTTACTCGTAAATCGAAAATATCAAATCGATTGTAATGCCCTAAAATATCGTGCATTTGTTTCGGTTGTATACATTTTGCTAAATCAATATCGGCATAAACCATTCCTTCTTCATCAATTAATGGTTGCCCAATAACAGCACCATTTGGACCAATAAATCCAGAGAAAGCAGAACTTTTTCTATCCAATAATTCATCAACATTTGGGACATCAGCTCGTAAAGCATCTTTAATTTCTTGCGAAATTGTAGAGCAAGAAACGATTGTAAATAGTTTTCCTTCGAAAGAATGCGCAGCAGCACGAATTTTAATTGCTTCCGCCATGTCGTAATCGGGTGGTGCTACTGGAAGTGAAATATAATTCGCAATATGAATCAATTCACCTTGAGAAAGTAGCGTAAAACGCGCTAAAGTGTTCGTGTTCTCGCCACAAGCAAGAGTTCCAATTGGACCAATTTCAGTGTCGTAAACTTTTAACGAAGAACCATCACCAGAAGACCAAGTTAGTTTTTCAGCCCATGTTGGAACTAATTTTCTATGTTTTCCAACAATAACGCCTCTATTATCAATAATTAAATTGGTATTGTAAATTTCGCCATAGCTTTTGCCTCGTTCGTTGATTCCCATCACAATATGAATATCATTGTCTTTAGCAGCTAAGCATAGTTTTTTAATTTCTGGACCTGTAACATCAACCGAATTTTTATACAATTCTTCATACCATTTACTACCCTGAACCGGAGTCATAATCCAATTCCAGTAAGGATATCCAGCGATAAAAACCTCTGGAAAAGCGATTAATTTTGCGCCGTTATTGCTAGCTTCTTTAATGAAAGAAATAGCTTTATCCACTGTTTTTTCTACATTTAGAAATACAGGTGACGTTTGAACGGTTGCTGCTTTGAATTTTTTGAATTCCATACTAGTATAATTACGAATTTAAAATTACAAATTATGAATTGAAAACGAGTCTAAATCGTAATTCATAATTGGTAATTCATAATTTTTGTTTTCATTTCTTCACTAAAAGGTTCGGCTTTGATACCGTTTCTTTCCGGGTTGAAAGCAACGTTGACTAAAGTAACTTCGCCTTCTAAAACGGTGTTTTTAGATTCATTTACAAACTGAAATCCGCAAAGAATAGAAGAGTTTTTTAATTCTTTTACCCACAATTTTTTGGTTAACATTTCACCTAAACGAGCAGCATTTTTGAATTGAATTTTTAAATCAACCGTTGGAATTCCATTGGTTTCGTGCATTTTTGAAAAAGGACGATCTAAAGCTTCTTCAAACCAATCTTCTACTAAGCAATTTAGCATTTCTAAAAATCGGGGATAGAAGACAATTCCAGCATAATCAACATGTTGGAAACGTACTTTTTCTTGTTTTGTGAATTGACTCATTATATATTTCTTGATACTTATTTCAACTTAAATCTCTGTATTTTTCCAGTTTCCGTTTTCGGTAAACATTCTACGAAATTAATCACTCTTGGATATTTATATGGAGCAGCTACTTCTTTGAACCAGTGTTGAATACTATTCTTCATTGTATCTGTCGCTTTAGTATAATCGTGTAATACAATATGCGCACAGACTAACATTCCTCGTTCTTCATCAGGTAAGCCAACCACGGCACATTCCAAGATATCTTCGTGGGTTAAAAGTACGGATTCTACTTCAATTGCCGCAATATTATAACCCGAAGAAATGATCATATCATCGCCACGAGCTACAAAATGAAAATATCCTTCTTCATCTTGACGGAAAATATCGCCTGTGATGTTCCAACCGTTTTCTACGTATTCTCTTTGTTTTTCTTCTCGATTTAAGTATTTACAACCTGTAATTCCACGAACGGCTAGTCTTCCAGCTTCGTTTCTTGGTAATTCGTTGCCTTGTTTGTCAATGATTTTGGCTTCGTAACCAGTAATGGCTTTTCCTGTAGCGCCCGGTTTCATGTTCTCTTCATTGGATGAAATAAAAATATGTAACATTTCGGTAGCACCAATGCCGTCTATGATTTTTAAACCCGTAGTATCATACCAATCTTGCCATACTTTCAATGGCAAAGTTTCGCCTGCAGATACACATTTTCTTAAACTCGAAATATCGTAATCTTGCACTTTTGTGGTGATAATACGCCATGCAGTAGGAGCAGTAAAGCAAATCGTTATTTTAAAATCTTGAATTGCTTTCAATAATAAATCTGGACTAGGTTTTTCAATTAAAAATGTGGAAGCTCCGAAATACATTGGAAATAATACCAATCCGCCCAAACCAAAAGTAAATCCTAATGGTGGACTTCCCGTGAAGATATCGTTTTGTGTGGGTTGTAAAGAATAGTTTGGAAATGCTTCGCAAATATTCAAAATATCTCTGTGATAATGTGCTGTCATTTTAGGTAAACCCGTAGTTCCAGAAGTGAAGCCAATCAAAGCAATTGAATCCGATTTGGAATGATAGTTATCGAAAGTTTTCGGTTTAGAAGCCATTAATTCCTCCAATTGTGAATTGCCATAAAAACAGGTTTGTTTTAGAAAATCTAATTTAACTAAATGTATTTCTTCTTCCAATTCCTTATCACACAATACATGTGAGATTTCAGCACAATCGATAATGGTAGTTAATTCTTTGCAACGAAGTAATGGCATGGTTGCCACGACAATTCCTCCCGCTTTTAAAATGGCGAACCAACACGCAACCATCATCGGATTATTAGCCGAACGAATTAAAACACGATTACCTGATTTCAAACCTAAATCATCGACCAAAACATGAGCAATTTGATTCGCTTTTTCATACAAATCTTGATACGTCCAAGTCTCCTCAAACGTACGAATACAACTATTATTTCCACGACCTTCTCGAATATGATTATCTAGTAATTTATCCACACAATTCAACATTTCTGGTTGTTGGAATTGCGGTAAATCCAAAAAGGTATATTCTGGTTGTAATTCCAGAGCTGATAAGCTATTATGAGCGAAATTATCCTTCATTAATTACGAATTTTAAATTACGAATTACGTAACGTTTTTTGAATAGAACCAATTATTCTAAGTAACTCATCAACATCTTTAAGTAAGCTGTCTGCTTCTTCAATTGATAAATAATCAGTATCTTTTAATAATCTAATCCAATAATGAGTTTCTCTTGCTTCTTTATAGGATATGGTTAATTTGGCGAAAAAATCTTTTCCTGATTGTCCTCCAATAGCTTCTTCAATATTAGCACCAATAGAAGTTCCACATCTTAGAAGTTGTTTACTTAAAACAAACTCTTTTTTCTGTTCAGATAAATATTTAAAAACCTTAATTATTCGTACCGCAAACGCATAACTTTTTATTTGAACAACGTTATCATTTTTCATAATTCGTAATTTCTAATTTCTAATTCGTAATTATTTACTTCTTATTACTTTTAGGTTTTAATGCTTTTTTCATTCCTTCCATTTGCTTTCTTTCAGCAGCTTTTAGCGGATACAAATGTGAAACGCCCATTTTATATTGATTTGGAATATCATTTGCTTGAAATTGTTCGTAAGCTTGCGCGTTTCTTACGAAATTAGAATCCAACAATAATGGTCTTCCTAAAGCGACTAAATCAGCTCTTCCGTTTAGAATAATCGTATTGATTTGGTCGATATCTTGAATGTAGCCAGCGGTTATAGTTGGAATATGAACAGTATTTCGAACGGCATCCGAAAAAGGCGTTTGCCACATTCTTCCCGTTAATGGTTTTTGACCTGCCACTGTATTTCCTGTTGAAACATTGATGATGTCTGCTCCAGCATTTTTGAAAGCAGTAGCAATAGTGATTACTTCTTGTTCTGAAATTCCATTTTCTGCCCAATCGGTTGCTGAAATTCGCACTGAAATTGGTTTTTCAGTTGGAAATACTTCGCGAATGGCTTTAAATACTTCTAATGGATATTTTAAACGATTTTCGATGTTTCCACCAAATTCATCCGTACGAATATTAGTTAATGGTGATAAGAAAGAAGCTAATAAAAAGCCGTGATGTGCTTGCAATTCGATCATATCAAAGCCTGCTTCGTTTGCATTTTTTGTAGCTTGAACAAATTGCGCTTTAATTTCTGCCATATCTTCCAAAGTCATTTCCTTTGGAGTAGCGAAATTGTCATTAAATGGAATAGGAGAAGCGGAAATTAAATTCCAATTATTTTCAATTGGTCCGTTTCCTTCCCAAGGTTTTTTTGTTGCGCCTTTTCGTCCCGAATGACCTAATTGAATTCCGATTTTACTTGAAGTATTATCATGAATAAAATCAGTTATTTTTTTCCATTGGTATAATTGTTCCTTAGTATAAATTCCAGCACAACCGTCCGTGATTCTTCCGGTTTCAGAAATGGCGGTCATTTCGGTAATGATTAAACCAACACCACCAGTAGCGCGACTTCCATAATGTACCAAATGCCAATCAGAAACTAAACCTTCTGTTGCAGTATATTGTCCCATTGGCGCCATAACGATGCGATTTGGGAGTTCTAATTCTCGTAATTTAAAAGGAGTAAATGCAGCGCTTTTGCCTTCGAGAACCTCAGGCAACGCATTTTTATTTGAACTGTTGGCTGAGGCACTCGAAGCCAATTGTTCTTGATAAAATTCGTTCAATACTTTATCGGTAAACGAACTATCTCTCAAACGTAAATTCTCATACGTTACTTTTTTAGAGCGTGTCATACAACCAAACGCAAATTGTTGGAATGGATGTTGAATGTGACGATCCATATTTTCAAACCAATCTAACGAAACTACGGCAGCATACTGAATCATTTCTACTGTATTTCTTCTAGTTTTATCATATTGTTCAAAAGCAGCTTGCACATTATTTGGATTCGCAATTACAGCATCCGATAATCCAATAGCACAATCCATTGCTAATTTGGTTCCTGAACCAATAGAGTAGTGGGCTGTAGCTTTGGCATCACCTAATAAAACAATGTTGTTATGATACCAATTTTGATTCGTTACATGTGGAAATTGTCTCCAATGCGATTTATTGGATATCAGCGGATGTCCGTCTAATTCGTCTTTGAAGATTTCTGCGATTTTAGTCATTGTATCTTCTTCATTTGTAACTTCAAAACCGTGTTTTTGCCAAGTTTCTTCACTACATTCAAAAATCCAAGTACTCATTCCTTCTTCATATTGATAGGTATGCGCAACAATGGTTCCTTGAGGTGTACTTCTGAAAAAATAAGTAAAAGCATCTAAAGGCTTTGTAGAACCTAACCAAACGAATCTGTTTTTCTTTAATTCGATTTTTGTACCAAATTCTTTTTCATATTTTGTTCGAACAGCACTTGCAATTCCATCTGAAGCCAAAATAATGTCAGAATCTGCGAATTGTGATAAATCCTCAACATTTTGTTCAAAGTGAAGATTTACACCTTCTTCTGTACAACGTTGATGTAATAATTTTAATAATGTTTTTCGTGAACAACCGCAAAAACCGTTTCCAGCAATACTTACTTCTTCACCATCGCGAGCCACAATAATATCATCCCAATAGGCAAATTTGCTACGAATAAGTTCATACGATTGCATATCGCGTTTTAGAAATTCACCTAAGGTTTCATCTGAAAAAACAACGCCAAAACCAAAACTATCATCAGGTTTGTTGCGTTCGTAAATATCAATCTGGCAATGAGGCATTGCTTTTTTGGTTAATATTGAGAAATATAATCCGCCTGGACCACCACCTATAACTGTTATTTTCATATTTTTAATTGATAATTAGCAATTGAGAATTGATAATTAATTTTTTGAGTAAATTTTATTTTTTCATGAAATCAAAAGCGCCTTTACGCAAATTGATTCCGTATTCTAAATATGCTTTTAAACAACTTAAAAAGTTAGACCAACCGAATGAATTTCCAGAAAGCCATTTTAAACCTGCTTCAGTATTCTCCATGCTTTTCTCAGTAATGGTAACTAAAGTTGAATTGTTTTCTTTTTCTGAAAGCGTAATCTCTACTAATAAGTCGATTCCGGAATTTTCCCAATAGAATGAAACGTATTTATTGTTTTCTATTTTTTCTACTTTAACAGGGCATTCAAAATCAAATTCAGGGAATTTCCAAATGATATTGGTGCCTTCTTCCATTCTTCCTGTACTAGTTGCAATGAAATAATTGGCCATTTTTTCTGGATTTACAATAGCTTCAAAAACTTCATTAATTGTCTTTTGAATTTGCATTGCACATTTTATTTCTAATTGATCAGGACTCATAATTAACCTCTTTTAATTGAGAATATTTCACCTAGTTTGCTATAATTAGAACCTGCTAAACGAGCAACAGGTTTGTAGGTTTCTAAATTAATTCTGTGATTTTCCATTAAAATTGAATCGTCAATATGTATGGTAATAATTTTACCAATAATAATACAAGCACCACCATTTTGATGATTTTCGATAAAATAATGATGTACCATTTCACATTCAAAATGAACTAAACTTTCTTTAACGCGTTTTGGTGTAACGTAAATAGAATCAATTGGAGTAACTCCAGCTAATTGGAATTCATCAACATCAGAAGATACACTTTGCGATGTGGTATTCATTTGTTCAACCACATCTTCAGTAACTAAATTGACAACAAATTGCTTGTTATAAAGAATGTTATTTAGAGTGTCTTTGTTTTTATTTCCAGTTCTTACGGTTGAAAACATTACGTGTGGAGGATCTTCACTTACTACATTAAAAAAAGAAAAAGGAGCAAGATTGTTAATTCCGTTTGAATCAACTGAGGAAATCCATCCAATAGGTCTTGGAATTACTGTACCAGTTAAAAGTTTATATAATGCCGAAGATTCGGTATTTTTTATATCGAATTGCATGGTTTGTGTTGTTTTTACAAATTAAATAAAATAACTATACTTTTTCATAATAAAAGTAGATTTTTTTTAATTTTTCAAAATTGAAAATCGAGTAATAATGGGTTAAAATTATAGTATTCATAATTTTAGTAAATAAAAAATGAAAGATTTATAAAAATAAATTCAATTTTTTTACGATATTATTTTTTGTGTATTTTGCAAAATTAGTATATTTATGCAAAAATTATATATATGGAAATTTTGTTTTGCCCTAAATGTCAAAGTAACACCATTGTTAAAAGTGGAATAATAAAAGATAGACAACGTTATTTATGCAAAACTTGTAACTATTATTTCACAGTCAATAAATTAGGTAAGAAGATAGATGATTACTATGTAACTAAAGCGCTTCAACTGTATTTAGAGGGTTTAAGTTTTAGAGAGATTGAACGAATTATAGGCGTTTCGCATGTTTCTATTAGTAATTGGGTAAAAGAGTTTAAAATTAAGAAACCACCACATCCAAATTACCATCCTACTTATAAGATTTTTAAGCATAATGAGTTGGTAGAATATCTTCAAAACAAAGAACAATTATCTGGTGCGGGTATGATTATTACAGAACTAGGAGATAAGTTTATGCTAATAAAATGGGAACGTTTTAAAGATTAGCTATACTTTTTTACAAAATTATATACTCTAATTTTTTTCATTAACATAATTTATGAATTTAGTCAAGCGGAAATGCAAGACTAACCAAAACTTAAATTATGAAAAAATTACTAATTTATGCTGGATTACTTTTTTCAGCTTATTCCTTTTCTCAGGGTTCACCTGATTATGGTGGAGGACTAAAGGTAAATATTAATGAAGATGGTTCTAAATATTTTAGAATTATTTCATGGGCTCAATTTTGGGCACAATACAATGCTGATAAACCTCTTGACGCTAATGGTAATGAACAATCTGAAATAGATTTTAGTGTTCGTAGAGCAAGGGTTTTACTTTATTCTCAAATCAGTCCTAAATTTTTAATTGTTACTCATTTTGGATTAAACAGTCTTAATGGAGATAACATGAGTCCAACAGGAACTGGTAATAATTCACAATTATTTTTACATGATGCTTATGTACAATATAACTTAGGCAAAACAAACAAACACTCTATCGGAGGTGGTTTACATTACTGGAACGGAATTTCACGTTTAAACAACAGTAGTACTCTAAATATTTTAACTTTAGATAATTTCCGTCAAGGTTGGGCAACATTAGGTTTAGCCGATCAGTTTGCACGTCCTATAGGTGTATTTGCTAAAGGAGCTTTCGGAAAATTCCAATATAGAGTTTCAATCAATGATGCTTTAACAAATAACTTATCAGCAACTACTGTTCCTGTAAATGGTGGAGCAGCAACTTACACTGGAAGAAGATTATTAGGAGGGAAAGAAGCAGGAAAAACTTTTGCAGGTTATTTTGAATATAATTTTCTAGATCAGGAAAGTCAATTTTTGCCTTACAAAGTAGGTACTTATTTAGGAGATAAAAAAGTATTCAACATAGGAGCTGGATTTTTTGCCCATCCAAATGGTTCTGTTGTAGCAGATGCTGGTGGAAATTTAAGCGGAGAAAATGTTTCGATATTTGCGGTTGATGCATTCTATGATGCTCCACTAGGAAAAGGTAGTGCAATAACTGCTTATGTAATGTATCAAAATTCTAACTACGGTAAAGATTATGTTTTAGGCACAACTTACGAAACAGGTTCAATTCTTTACGGACACGTAGGTTATGTAATTCCTTCTACAAAGCCAACTAAATTCCAACCTTATGTTTCTTTTGCAAACAGACAAATTGATGCTTTAGATGATAACGCAACGCAATTTGGTATTGGAGGAAATGTTTTCTTAAAAGGACACCATTCTAAATTATCATTAGAATATCAAAACTTAAAATACGCAGAAGCAGATGCAGTTGGAACTGTAACGCTACAAGCAATGATTTATTTATAAAAAACAATCTAAAACTAATTAATATGAGTGATCAAAAACACGCTACGGCATATTGGAAGGAAAATTTAAGATACCTTCTAATATTATTGAGTATTTGGTTCGCTGTTTCATATGGAGCAGGAATTCTATTCAAAGACGCATTAAATGAAATCAAATTGGGAGGATTTCCATTAGGATTTTGGTTTGCACAACAAGGTTCAATCTATGTCTTTGTTATTTTAATATTTGTTTATGTTCGTTTAATGAACAAACTAGACAAAAAATATGGTTTTGACGAATAATTAATTATAACTTATAAAAAAAATATCATGGATGTACTTACTTGGACCTACATCATTGTTGGGTTAACATTTGCATTATATATAGGAATTGCAATTTGGAGTAGAGCAGGTTCTACTAAAGAATTTTATGTTGCTGGTGGAGGCGTTTCTCCTTTAGCAAATGGTATGGCTACTGCAGCCGATTGGATGTCTGCCGCATCATTTATCTCTATGGCCGGAATTATCTCATTTGCTGGT of Flavobacterium channae contains these proteins:
- a CDS encoding DUF4212 domain-containing protein, which produces MSDQKHATAYWKENLRYLLILLSIWFAVSYGAGILFKDALNEIKLGGFPLGFWFAQQGSIYVFVILIFVYVRLMNKLDKKYGFDE
- a CDS encoding AMP-binding protein, which gives rise to MKDNFAHNSLSALELQPEYTFLDLPQFQQPEMLNCVDKLLDNHIREGRGNNSCIRTFEETWTYQDLYEKANQIAHVLVDDLGLKSGNRVLIRSANNPMMVACWFAILKAGGIVVATMPLLRCKELTTIIDCAEISHVLCDKELEEEIHLVKLDFLKQTCFYGNSQLEELMASKPKTFDNYHSKSDSIALIGFTSGTTGLPKMTAHYHRDILNICEAFPNYSLQPTQNDIFTGSPPLGFTFGLGGLVLFPMYFGASTFLIEKPSPDLLLKAIQDFKITICFTAPTAWRIITTKVQDYDISSLRKCVSAGETLPLKVWQDWYDTTGLKIIDGIGATEMLHIFISSNEENMKPGATGKAITGYEAKIIDKQGNELPRNEAGRLAVRGITGCKYLNREEKQREYVENGWNITGDIFRQDEEGYFHFVARGDDMIISSGYNIAAIEVESVLLTHEDILECAVVGLPDEERGMLVCAHIVLHDYTKATDTMKNSIQHWFKEVAAPYKYPRVINFVECLPKTETGKIQRFKLK
- a CDS encoding acyl-CoA thioesterase, which encodes MSQFTKQEKVRFQHVDYAGIVFYPRFLEMLNCLVEDWFEEALDRPFSKMHETNGIPTVDLKIQFKNAARLGEMLTKKLWVKELKNSSILCGFQFVNESKNTVLEGEVTLVNVAFNPERNGIKAEPFSEEMKTKIMNYQL
- a CDS encoding IS1/IS1595 family N-terminal zinc-binding domain-containing protein, coding for MEILFCPKCQSNTIVKSGIIKDRQRYLCKTCNYYFTVNKLGKKIDDYYVTKALQLYLEGLSFREIERIIGVSHVSISNWVKEFKIKKPPHPNYHPTYKIFKHNELVEYLQNKEQLSGAGMIITELGDKFMLIKWERFKD
- a CDS encoding SRPBCC domain-containing protein; this encodes MSPDQLEIKCAMQIQKTINEVFEAIVNPEKMANYFIATSTGRMEEGTNIIWKFPEFDFECPVKVEKIENNKYVSFYWENSGIDLLVEITLSEKENNSTLVTITEKSMENTEAGLKWLSGNSFGWSNFLSCLKAYLEYGINLRKGAFDFMKK
- a CDS encoding carbon-nitrogen hydrolase family protein; translated protein: MEFKKFKAATVQTSPVFLNVEKTVDKAISFIKEASNNGAKLIAFPEVFIAGYPYWNWIMTPVQGSKWYEELYKNSVDVTGPEIKKLCLAAKDNDIHIVMGINERGKSYGEIYNTNLIIDNRGVIVGKHRKLVPTWAEKLTWSSGDGSSLKVYDTEIGPIGTLACGENTNTLARFTLLSQGELIHIANYISLPVAPPDYDMAEAIKIRAAAHSFEGKLFTIVSCSTISQEIKDALRADVPNVDELLDRKSSAFSGFIGPNGAVIGQPLIDEEGMVYADIDLAKCIQPKQMHDILGHYNRFDIFDLRVNTAPTRKITFINDHDEFNKR
- a CDS encoding four helix bundle protein; translated protein: MKNDNVVQIKSYAFAVRIIKVFKYLSEQKKEFVLSKQLLRCGTSIGANIEEAIGGQSGKDFFAKLTISYKEARETHYWIRLLKDTDYLSIEEADSLLKDVDELLRIIGSIQKTLRNS
- a CDS encoding oxidoreductase, with the translated sequence MKITVIGGGPGGLYFSILTKKAMPHCQIDIYERNKPDDSFGFGVVFSDETLGEFLKRDMQSYELIRSKFAYWDDIIVARDGEEVSIAGNGFCGCSRKTLLKLLHQRCTEEGVNLHFEQNVEDLSQFADSDIILASDGIASAVRTKYEKEFGTKIELKKNRFVWLGSTKPLDAFTYFFRSTPQGTIVAHTYQYEEGMSTWIFECSEETWQKHGFEVTNEEDTMTKIAEIFKDELDGHPLISNKSHWRQFPHVTNQNWYHNNIVLLGDAKATAHYSIGSGTKLAMDCAIGLSDAVIANPNNVQAAFEQYDKTRRNTVEMIQYAAVVSLDWFENMDRHIQHPFQQFAFGCMTRSKKVTYENLRLRDSSFTDKVLNEFYQEQLASSASANSSNKNALPEVLEGKSAAFTPFKLRELELPNRIVMAPMGQYTATEGLVSDWHLVHYGSRATGGVGLIITEMTAISETGRITDGCAGIYTKEQLYQWKKITDFIHDNTSSKIGIQLGHSGRKGATKKPWEGNGPIENNWNLISASPIPFNDNFATPKEMTLEDMAEIKAQFVQATKNANEAGFDMIELQAHHGFLLASFLSPLTNIRTDEFGGNIENRLKYPLEVFKAIREVFPTEKPISVRISATDWAENGISEQEVITIATAFKNAGADIINVSTGNTVAGQKPLTGRMWQTPFSDAVRNTVHIPTITAGYIQDIDQINTIILNGRADLVALGRPLLLDSNFVRNAQAYEQFQANDIPNQYKMGVSHLYPLKAAERKQMEGMKKALKPKSNKK
- a CDS encoding flavin reductase family protein, with product MQFDIKNTESSALYKLLTGTVIPRPIGWISSVDSNGINNLAPFSFFNVVSEDPPHVMFSTVRTGNKNKDTLNNILYNKQFVVNLVTEDVVEQMNTTSQSVSSDVDEFQLAGVTPIDSIYVTPKRVKESLVHFECEMVHHYFIENHQNGGACIIIGKIITIHIDDSILMENHRINLETYKPVARLAGSNYSKLGEIFSIKRG